The sequence below is a genomic window from Acetobacter vaccinii.
CCCAGCTCCCGCAGGGAGCACAGCATACCGCCGCTGGCCTCGCCCCGGATGGCACCTTTTTTGATGGTGATATCCAGCCCCGGCACATACGTACCCGGCGGGGCAAAAATGACAGCAAGCCCGGTGCGGGCATTGGGGGCACCGCAGACAACCTGCACGGGGTCAAACCCCGGCCCGGCATCCACACGGCACACCCGCAGGCGGTCGGCATTGGGGTGTGGCTGGGCCTCGACAATACGGGCCGTCAGAAACGGCTGAAGGGCCGCACCACGGTTTTCAACCCCTTCCACCTCAAGCCCGATCTGGTTGAGTGTGGCGCAGATTTCCGCCAGGGTTGCCTGTGTGTCCAGGTGCTCATAAAGCCATGACAGCGTGAACTTCATTTCTTACAGCCCTTCGTGCAGCAGCGCGGGCGCAAGCGGGTCGGACCCGTAATGGCGCAGCCAGCGGATATCACTTTCGTAAAACGAACGCAGGTCGGGAATACCGTTTTTGAGCATGGCCAGACGCTCGACCCCCATCCCGAAGGCAAAGCCCTGCCACTCCTGCGGGTCCAGCCCACAGTTGGCCAGTACGCGGGCATGCACCATGCCTGCCCCCAGCACTTCCAGCCAGTCCTCGCCCGCGCCGATTTCACCCGTCTTGCGTGACCAGCCGATATCAACCTCCAAAGAGGGTTCGGTAAACGGGAAGTAGGAGGAGCGGAAACGCACAGGCATATCCGGCTTGGCAAAAAACGCCCTCAGGAAGTCGATCAGACAGCCCTTGAGGTGGCCCAGCGTAATGCCCTGCCCCACGACCAGCCCTTCGCACTGGTGGAACATGGGGGAATGTGTGGCGTCGTGGTCTGCGCGGTAGGTCCGGCCCGGCGCGATAATGCGGATCGGCGGCTTCTGCGCCAGCATGGTCCTGATCTGCACGCCCGAGGTCTGGGTCCGCAGCACGCGTGTGACATCCAGCCCCGGCACTGGCGGCAGGTAGAAGGTGTCGTGGTCTGTACGCGCCGGGTGGTGGTCTGGCGTGTTCAGTGCGGAGAAATTGTGCCAGTCGGTTTCAATGTCCGGCCCTTCAGCGACCTGAAAGCCCATGACGCCGAAAATGGCGCTCATTTCCTCCACCGCGCGGCTGATGGGGTGGATATACCCCTGCACAGTGGCCGGTGGCGGCAGACTGACATCCACCCGCTCTGCATTCAGGCGGGCTTCCATGGCGGCGGCTTCGAGCACGCGGCCCCTGTCTTCGACCAGTTGTGTCAGTTCGTCACGCAGGCGGTTCAGCGCTGCCCCACGGGCCTTGCGCTCGTCGGGCTGCATTTTGCCCAGCGCCTTGAGCAGGCCCGTCAGCCGCCCTGATTTTCCAAGCGTGCTAACCCGCACAGCATCCCAGGCCCGCATATCGGCAGCGCCTGCCAGTTCGGACAGGACATCCTGCCGCAGAATTTCGAGATCGTCGCTCATGAAACCTCACGCGAGGAAAGAAAGGGCTACCGCGCGGATACAATTTCCCGCCTGCCGAGAAAAGCCCCATCGCACGAAA
It includes:
- the pheS gene encoding phenylalanine--tRNA ligase subunit alpha — translated: MSDDLEILRQDVLSELAGAADMRAWDAVRVSTLGKSGRLTGLLKALGKMQPDERKARGAALNRLRDELTQLVEDRGRVLEAAAMEARLNAERVDVSLPPPATVQGYIHPISRAVEEMSAIFGVMGFQVAEGPDIETDWHNFSALNTPDHHPARTDHDTFYLPPVPGLDVTRVLRTQTSGVQIRTMLAQKPPIRIIAPGRTYRADHDATHSPMFHQCEGLVVGQGITLGHLKGCLIDFLRAFFAKPDMPVRFRSSYFPFTEPSLEVDIGWSRKTGEIGAGEDWLEVLGAGMVHARVLANCGLDPQEWQGFAFGMGVERLAMLKNGIPDLRSFYESDIRWLRHYGSDPLAPALLHEGL